From the Lytechinus variegatus isolate NC3 chromosome 5, Lvar_3.0, whole genome shotgun sequence genome, the window cgaacctgctgagaaacgctatctattaccagcccaagatatgacaactgtgtggtcgggccttccgttttttctcgcgctatgggcaccccaaatcgttcgcaaattgcttcaaaacaatgcattgcccgcctgcaatcctccgaggcagggccgcctgcaaaaaagaaatcatccaaaTAATGGACAATATTTTGCGACTTCGGAACTTTTCTCGCGCaaaactctaaaaaagtactaaaacattcaaaagtggaacaagaaactgcgcagcccatcggcaaacaacgatcaaaatagtaacgaccatctatatacatcccaagcaactcaaaatcttttgggtgaacaggcaagagcctgaaagctgacttaatgtcagtctttcccataagggcaccccgccccaattgcgtcacaatatctaccgccgaatcaaaggacgaatatgttactgtacactgcccctccggtatgccatcattaactgaatttcccctgggtgccgataaatgttgaatcatacgaaactcccctggggcctttttgggcaccaaccccactggtgaacacctcatattctcgaagggaggaacaacaaaaggcccaactatcctacctaagtctatttcatccctcaatttctttttcaacgcATCCATGTGTTCGAATGCTGATTTCAGGTTTTTAACAACCAATGGGACCCTGTCCccttcaaaatgtaatgaaaaaccaaacttaaaaccaTTATACAAGCACTGAGCATGCTCCTGATTAGGATAAGTAGCTAACATGGGCACCAAACGTGCTAACTTAATAGGGGTCGGAGCAATAGACGACACCGCACTAGCCGTAGACCTATTTACTGCCAGCGGGACTGGAACCGGCCCGCCCCTGGCTACACTGCTTAGCCCCATGACCTGTCGCCTGGCAGCGGGAACACTTGTGCTCATAGATGCAAGCTTTGCCTCGCATGCACTTGCCTCTATTAAAGGCAAAGCACACGCCTCGGCTGGGTGTGCCATTGGCTCCGGGTCCCTTTCCTCCGAAGGGAAAAGATTTTCTCGCGCCGTACTCCCCTCTGTAGAACTGATGGCGAGGGGCATGGGGTAAATTGTGGCGCTGCCGCGGACCATTAGAGGCCACCAGCATCAACCACAACTCGGCGTCGACGCTCGCCCAGGATCGCCCGGGTAAACGCGCCTGCTTGCTCCTAAACTGAGTGTCATAGTCACGCCAGCCATAACCTGCAAACGCACGGGCTGCATGCCTtatcaaatccatatatttcatgagctccctgctcctttcaatgtgcttctcagcgtaaattgaggcaaatactagaaacaccgaagtccactgctctaccgacatgattttcttagcctttgattgaggttgaagttgcaaaccaagaccagatcccgattgacacaaactcaaagtggtgtcacctacactcaaggccccaaactcatcacgtgcattattatgcttaaggagcactcccaaatctatatattcacttgcccaaattttttccttcagtgagatagccacttccacacctagtgggtcgcatgcgctaataaatggttccggtgcccccaacacggcagaaagcctaggcgcctggggctcagatctctcaacaccgacctccactagatctaggcctagatcttcggCTACCCCTGCCGACCGCGCCGGCACTGAAACTGCTGGCTGAGCCTGCCCCGAGCTACCGGTATCCGACTCCTGTGCTACTATCTCATGCCAAGCAATAGATCTGCCCACGGGCGCCTGGCCTTCCCGCcccactagatctagatctagctctgccattttatcactaactttagacctaggcctaccacttttttcatcaacatcgacaACTTGAGACTGAGAGGGATTTAACTCACCGCTCCTTCCTGGCTCGTTGTTGCCGCCTCCCAGCCCCAGATCCACACTTGCGGGGGTTGACGTCGCCCGTGGACCTCTCGGCCGACCCGGCCTCCTCTTCGGTGTGTCATCTCCCTTCCTCGCACCTGCGGTCGTTATTTTCTTGGCCTTAACCTTTGGCATGATCAACTCGCGAAACTAGAGTTAGACTCGAAGCTCCGTCACTCAGCCCAAGTCCAATGAATCCTGGATGCAATCACCTCCAAAGTTCAATCAAGCGAACCgccaagaaaaaattcaatcctgaagttgcaaactgaatcttttaggtccacaaatcggcacagctaacttagtcttagttctacggcaacaattcctgaggctgaagtctgaagacagtaaaaaactgaaatcagcGTCTGTATAATCCAATAAAAGTATGAATCCTTTGTGTAGATATCCGGTATAGGTAGCTAGACAAATGTCGAAATATCTGCCACCTAGGCCTAGTGTCCAATTCTAGTTGCCAGTgccgaaagaaaattttcaaaaaattttgtaagcacgctttacacatgcaccgtcatctctcttcattgaaagccaaaacgaaaatgaagcattccccgcacttttatccgcgcatagctcaaccgcggcaaatgtctggcattgtgcccaaattctttggcgcgggcgccaaaaagcgctgccccgccctttacgggtcgggtcacgagccctttctcgggcaaccacgccccctttcaaaatcaaaacaaactaaaatgtgtattttgctagcccgctaataaatcattttaaatcgtcaagccgtctt encodes:
- the LOC121416158 gene encoding uncharacterized protein LOC121416158, with amino-acid sequence MPKVKAKKITTAGARKGDDTPKRRPGRPRGPRATSTPASVDLGLGGGNNEPGRSGELNPSQSQVVDVDEKSGRPRSKVSDKMAELDLDLVGREGQAPVGRSIAWHEIVAQESDTGSSGQAQPAVSVPARSAGVAEDLGLDLVEVGVERSEPQAPRLSAVLGAPEPFISACDPLGVEVAISLKEKIWASEYIDLGVLLKHNNARDEFGALSVGDTTLSLCQSGSGLGLQLQPQSKAKKIMSVEQWTSVFLVFASIYAEKHIERSRELMKYMDLIRHAARAFAGYGWRDYDTQFRSKQARLPGRSWASVDAELWLMLVASNGPRQRHNLPHAPRHQFYRGEYGARKSFPFGGKGPGANGTPSRGVCFAFNRGKCMRGKACIYEHKCSRCQATGHGAKQCSQGRAGSSPAGSK